A portion of the Lathamus discolor isolate bLatDis1 chromosome 5, bLatDis1.hap1, whole genome shotgun sequence genome contains these proteins:
- the GINS1 gene encoding DNA replication complex GINS protein PSF1 isoform X2 has translation MAGKRAVGLVRELHRTSGGSLPPFRTEELRQALEEMRALYEQNQADVSEAKSGRTDLIFLIRFRHCCLLRNQRCILAYLYDRLLRIRALRWEYGSVLPNAIQFHMSAEEVEWFNRYKKSLATYMKSVGGEEGLDLTQDIKPPKSLYIEVRCLKDYGEFEIDDGTTILLKKNSQHFLPRWKCEQLIRQGVLEHILS, from the exons ATGGCGGGGAAGCGCGCGGTGGGGCTGGTGCGGGAGCTGCATCGTACCAGCGGCGGGAGCCTGCCGCCCTTCCGG ACGGAGGAGCTGCGGCAGGCACTGGAGGAGATGCGGGCGCTGTACGAGCAGAACCAAGCGGATGT GTCCGAGGCGAAGTCGGGACGCACGGACCTCATTTTCCTCATCCGGTTTcggcactgctgcctgctccgGAACCAGCGCTGCATCCTGGCCTACCT GTATGACCGGTTGCTGCGGATCCGAGCACTGAGGTGGGAGTATGGCAGTGTCCTGCCAAATGCCATCCAGTTTCACATGTCAGCAGAGGAA GTGGAATGGTTCAATCGGTACAAGAAGTCTCTGGCTACCTACATGAAGTCAGTAGGAGGAGAGGAGGGCCTGGACCTTACACAGGACATAAAACCTCCTAAAAGCCTGTACATCGAA GTGCGGTGTTTAAAAGACTATGGAGAGTTTGAGATCGATGACGGTACCACCATCCTGTTGAAGAAGAATAGCCAG CACTTCTTACCCCGCTGGAAATGTGAGCAGTTAATCAGACAAGGAGTCCTCGAGCACATTCTTTCATAA
- the GINS1 gene encoding DNA replication complex GINS protein PSF1 isoform X1 — protein sequence MAGKRAVGLVRELHRTSGGSLPPFRTEELRQALEEMRALYEQNQADVSEAKSGRTDLIFLIRFRHCCLLRNQRCILAYLYDRLLRIRALRWEYGSVLPNAIQFHMSAEEVEWFNRYKKSLATYMKSVGGEEGLDLTQDIKPPKSLYIESLEDWARWCFLVQAEAGREHQVRCLKDYGEFEIDDGTTILLKKNSQHFLPRWKCEQLIRQGVLEHILS from the exons ATGGCGGGGAAGCGCGCGGTGGGGCTGGTGCGGGAGCTGCATCGTACCAGCGGCGGGAGCCTGCCGCCCTTCCGG ACGGAGGAGCTGCGGCAGGCACTGGAGGAGATGCGGGCGCTGTACGAGCAGAACCAAGCGGATGT GTCCGAGGCGAAGTCGGGACGCACGGACCTCATTTTCCTCATCCGGTTTcggcactgctgcctgctccgGAACCAGCGCTGCATCCTGGCCTACCT GTATGACCGGTTGCTGCGGATCCGAGCACTGAGGTGGGAGTATGGCAGTGTCCTGCCAAATGCCATCCAGTTTCACATGTCAGCAGAGGAA GTGGAATGGTTCAATCGGTACAAGAAGTCTCTGGCTACCTACATGAAGTCAGTAGGAGGAGAGGAGGGCCTGGACCTTACACAGGACATAAAACCTCCTAAAAGCCTGTACATCGAA TCTCTGGAGGACTGGGCTCGCTGGTGCTTCTTGGTccaggcagaggcaggaagagaaCATCAG GTGCGGTGTTTAAAAGACTATGGAGAGTTTGAGATCGATGACGGTACCACCATCCTGTTGAAGAAGAATAGCCAG CACTTCTTACCCCGCTGGAAATGTGAGCAGTTAATCAGACAAGGAGTCCTCGAGCACATTCTTTCATAA